From one Lotus japonicus ecotype B-129 chromosome 3, LjGifu_v1.2 genomic stretch:
- the LOC130709463 gene encoding pentatricopeptide repeat-containing protein At5g48910 encodes MNSLTLKPKAIPSHPQLLVPEIRTCKTIRELKQVHAFLIKTARTRDITVATELLKLCATSDFRDPGYALSVFDQMPEPNCFAWNTVIRALAEESNADGSLNAMLLFSRMLYDGMAEPNRFTFPSVLKACSVAARLEEGKQVHGLVVKFGLDDDEFVVSNLLRMYVLCGSVEDAHVLFSRNVGGVDDMSRVVTDKRRQEANVVLCNVMVDGYVRVGNLKAARELFHRMQQRSVVSWNVMISGYAQNGFFMEAIEMFHKMQMGHLSPNRVTLVSVLPAISRLGALELGKWVHLYAEKNKIRIDDVLGSALVDMYAKCGSIKKAIQVFEKLPRNNVITWNAIIGGLAMHGKANDVFDYFLRMERSGVSPSDVTYIAILSACSHAGLVDKGRSFFSEMIIVAGLEPRIEHYGCMVDLLGRAGYLKEAEDLILNMPIRSDDVIWKALLGACKMHKNIEIGRRAAEVLMKLAPHDSGAYVALSNMYASSGDWDAVAEVRLMMRGLDIRKDPGCSWIEIDGVIHEFLVEDDSHPRAKEILSMLKEISHKLSLEGHMPDTTQVFLKIDEKNKESVLHYHSEKIAVAFGLISTSPKTPIQIVKNLRICEDCHSSMKLISKVYERQITIRDRKRFHHFEHGSCSCMDYW; translated from the coding sequence ATGAATTCTCTTACATTGAAGCCCAAAGCAATACCTTCTCATCCACAGCTTCTCGTCCCAGAAATCAGAACATGCAAAACCATTCGAGAATTGAAGCAAGTTCATGCCTTCCTTATCAAAACAGCTCGAACACGTGATATCACAGTGGCAACTGAGCTCCTCAAGCTCTGTGCAACCTCTGATTTTCGTGACCCCGGTTACGCCCTCTCAGTGTTCGACCAAATGCCTGAACCAAATTGCTTTGCTTGGAACACTGTGATAAGGGCACTTGCTGAAGAAAGCAATGCTGATGGATCCTTAAATGCCATGTTGCTGTTCAGTCGAATGTTGTATGATGGAATGGCGGAGCCTAATAGGTTCACCTTCCCTTCTGTGTTGAAGGCTTGCTCGGTTGCGGCAAGGTTGGAAGAAGGGAAGCAGGTTCATGGTTTGGTTGTTAAGTTCGGATTGGATGATGATGAGTTTGTTGTCAGTAATCTGCTGAGGATGTATGTGTTGTGTGGGAGTGTGGAGGATGCCCATGTTTTGTTTTCCAGGAATGTTGGTGGTGTTGATGATATGAGTAGAGTTGTAACAGATAAGAGGAGGCAAGAGGCTAATGTGGTTCTATGCAATGTGATGGTTGATGGGTATGTGAGAGTTGGGAACCTTAAGGCTGCTAGGGAACTGTTTCACAGAATGCAGCAGAGAAGTGTGGTTTCTTGGAACGTGATGATTTCTGGCTATgctcaaaatgggtttttcatgGAGGCCATAGAGATGTTTCATAAGATGCAGATGGGACATTTGTCGCCGAACCGGGTGACTTTGGTCAGCGTGCTGCCTGCAATTTCACGCCTTGGAGCACTCGAGTTGGGGAAATGGGTGCATTTGTACGCGGAGAAGAACAAGATTCGGATTGATGATGTGCTTGGCTCTGCTCTTGTGGATATGTATGCCAAGTGTGGAAGCATTAAGAAGGCAATTCAGGTCTTTGAGAAGCTTCCTAGAAATAATGTTATAACTTGGAATGCGATCATAGGTGGTCTTGCCATGCATGGTAAAGCCAACGATGTGTTTGATTACTTTTTAAGGATGGAAAGAAGTGGAGTATCCCCTAGCGATGTTACATACATAGCCATCTTGAGTGCATGTAGCCATGCAGGTTTAGTGGACAAGGGAAGATCATTTTTCAGTGAAATGATCATTGTGGCTGGATTAGAGCCTAGAATAGAACACTATGGTTGCATGGTTGACCTCCTGGGTCGCGCTGGTTATCTCAAAGAAGCTGAGGATCTTATATTGAACATGCCAATAAGATCGGATGATGTCATATGGAAGGCCTTGCTTGGTGCTTGTAAGATGCATAAAAATATCGAAATCGGTAGGCGTGCAGCGGAGGTTTTGATGAAATTGGCACCTCATGACAGTGGGGCATATGTGGCTCTCTCCAACATGTATGCCTCATCAGGGGATTGGGATGCAGTTGCAGAGGTGAGGTTGATGATGAGAGGCTTAGACATAAGGAAAGACCCTGGATGTAGTTGGATTGAAATTGATGGTGTCATTCATGAGTTTCTTGTTGAAGATGATTCCCATCCTAGAGCCAAAGAAATACTCTCAATGTTGAAGGAAATTTCGCACAAGTTGAGCTTGGAAGGTCACATGCCAGATACCACGCAAGTCTTTCTTAAGATAGATGAGAAGAATAAGGAGAGTGTGCTGCACTACCACAGTGAGAAAATTGCAGTTGCGTTTGGCTTAATTAGCACATCCCCTAAGACACCAATTCAGATTGTGAAAAATTTGCGAATATGCGAGGATTGTCATTCTTCAATGAAATTAATCTCAAAAGTTTATGAGCGTCAGATAACTATTCGAGATAGGAAGCGATTTCACCATTTCGAGCATGGTTCATGTTCTTGTATGGACTACTGGTAG
- the LOC130744067 gene encoding B3 domain-containing transcription factor ABI3-like, giving the protein MVVAGAGLGGKGVAIWSCLLRDWRKERMVKKWGKNLGWGPREEEVNKRSCMQPFSSSSPMDPSVRGRSDRCFFEGEMKGDVELPVGDLHAGLVDYGAMDFTDGLTVKEREMWFHSDQEEFLAMNDEASMFYYEFPPLPDFPCTVPPSPSSLSFPFATTAPAKTTTCSPSSNLGAVLESDHEQDAEELIKQLHDPMYASMEISKPTDPSPFVDSIETFGYNDNLFGAHGFFDPASIFQDDEIENPLEEYRQDEQQLQQQQQQQQQKLQQQHQQQLQQNAVVAEHQPQEGAKDKIKIQEEGCLDNELTNVFLEWLKANKDIISPNDLRSVTLKKATIEAAAKSLGRGKEGLKQLLKLVLEWVQESHLQNKKRKKNNTPLNVLSQYQVPTQNHNTIPASNYLDPSSFRPALNPYFCYPLWIPQPIFGVGPSVFSPPIVGYVGDPYTKGSSNNINGTHNNVDYNMPKSAYSWPHSHFTAASHQTHGPSGDKLKRSRSLATKEARKKRMEKYVSHHRHHNQHCAREKQNQHQLSLTDAEPIVMGSSNCTVIVTGHTSLSKGALVVPTMAAEQVNEGQLVMDRNVVQTHNYYQGYTLSDLQKVMKKQEIKKAGKSQKNQHGNDGASTT; this is encoded by the exons ATGGTTGTTGCTGGAGCTGGGCTTGGTGGGAAAGGGGTGGCTATATGGTCATGCTTGCTGAGAGATTGGAGGAAGGAAAGGATGGTGAAGAAGTGGGGGAAGAATTTGGGATGGGGTCCTA GAGAGGAAGAAGTGAACAAGAGAAGTTGCATGCAGCCtttctcatcatcatcacctaTGGATCCCTCGGTGAGAGGTCGAAGTGATCGCTGTTTCTTTGAG ggtgagatgaagggtgaCGTGGAACTGCCGGTGGGAGATTTGCATGCTGGCCTTGTTGATTATGGTGCCATGGATTTCACAGATGGTTTAACAGTGAAAGAAAGAGAGATGTGGTTTCACAGTGACCAAGAAGAATTTCTTGCGATGAATGATGAAGCTTCAATGTTCTATTATGAATTCCCTCCTCTCCCTGACTTTCCTTGCACGGTGCCACCTTCACCATCATCATTGTCATTTCCTTTCGCAACAACAGCACCTGCAAAGACAACAACATGCTCCCCCTCTTCAAATTTAGGGGCTGTTTTAGAATCAGATCATGAGCAAGATGCAGAGGAATTAATCAAGCAGCTGCATGATCCAATGTATGCTTCTATGGAAATTTCAAAGCCCACAGATCCAAGCCCTTTTGTTGATTCCATCGAAACTTTTGGGTACAATGATAACCTTTTCGGAGCCCATGGTTTCTTTGACCCTGCATCTATTTTCCAGGATGATGAAATTGAAAACCCATTAGAGGAATACAGACAGGATGAACAACagctacaacaacaacaacaacaacagcaacagaaACTACAACAGCAACATCAACAGCAACTACAACAAAATGCAGTGGTAGCAGAACATCAACCACAGGAAGGGGCAAAGGATAAGATTAAGATACAAGAAGAGGGTTGTTTGGATAATGAGTTGACCAATGTGTTCTTGGAGTGGCTTAAGGCCAACAAGGACATAATCTCTCCTAATGATTTGAGGAGTGTGACGTTAAAGAAAGCAACCATAGAGGCTGCTGCTAAGAGTTTGGGAAGAGGGAAAGAAGGGTTGAAGCAATTGCTTAAGCTTGTTCTTGAATGGGTTCAAGAGAGTCATCTTCAAAATAAAAAGCGAAAGAAAAATAACACACCTTTAAATGTTCTCTCCCAATATCAGGTTCCTACCCAAAACCACAACACAATCCCTGCCTCTAATTATCTGGATCCAAGCTCATTTAGACCCGCACTCAACCCTTATTTCTGTTACCCATTATGGATTCCTCAACCAATTTTTGGAGTAGGTCCAAGTGTGTTTTCCCCACCCATTGTTGGGTATGTGGGTGACCCTTACACAAAAGGTTCTTCAAATAACATCAATGGCACCCATAACAATGTTGATTATAACATGCCAAAATCTGCATATTCatggcctcattctcatttcaCTGCTGCTTCTCACCAAACCCATGGCCCCAGTGGTGATAAATTGAAGAGATCAAGATCCTTAGCTACCAAAGAAGCGAGGAAGAAGAGGATGGAGAAGTATGTGTCTCATCATAGGCATCACAATCAACACTGCGCACGCGAAAAACAGAACCAACACCAACTGAGTCTAACTGATGCTGAGCCAATAGTAATGGGAAGTAGCAATTGCACTGTTATTGTAACAGGACATACAAGTCTATCCAAAGGAGCTTTAGTGGTGCCAACGATGGCTGCTGAACAGGTGAACGAAGGACAGTTGGTGATGGACAGGAATGTCGTTCAAACCCATAATTATTATCAGGGTTATACCTTATCAGATTTGCAAAAG GtaatgaagaaacaagaaatCAAGAAGGCTGGAAAATCACAGAAAAACCAACATGGAAATGATGGAGCCTCTAcaacttga